DNA from Fundulus heteroclitus isolate FHET01 chromosome 17, MU-UCD_Fhet_4.1, whole genome shotgun sequence:
GTTCTGCTGAAGTGGTggggaagcccaggttgctttgatggCAGTCTTCTGGTCATCTGTATTGCTGGTTCTGGTGTCGCTTATCTTCCTCTTAACAATACTCCAGAGATTCTCTAGAAGGTTCTGGTCAGGTCTGTTTGCTGGCTGATCAAGCCCAGTAACACCATGGTGagtgaaccagcttttggtgcCTTCTGCACCGTGGGCCGGTAATGAAATCGACGCCTCAGTCAaacttgtcagcagaaggaaagCAGGAAGAGCTCTAACatgtcctggtagatggctgtgtTGACTATAGAAAatccagtggaccaacaccagcggATGATATGGCACCCCCAAAGCATCACCGACAGTCTGGGCTTACAGCATCCTAGATTCTGGCCGTCTCCACTGTCACtgtctccagactctgggaccttgattactaagtaggcaccagcacccctcgcgaccccacaagggataagcgtgatggaaaatggatagatggatgcaaactttaatctgaaaagaggactttggaccaccgAACCCAGTCAGCAGTCCTCCCAATGATTGTGTCGACCATTGACCCAGACTGAGACCTTTCAGAGGCTCAAGAAACCTGTACCGTTGTTTAGGAGTTTAGTAGCTGATTAGAATGTGACTCCATGAGTTTCCAATTTAGGTTTTCACAATGACTTTAATTTTCTGACACACTTATTTTTTTcagggttttcattatctgaaaGCACTAAATTATGAACATTACAACAGCTTGAAAAAGTTCACTTAATGAATCGACACTGTTGCCAAATgtatttgctcacccatccaGATAATCCGTTGTGAAATTCCCTtgctcctaaatattccacagtcaacCGTTGGTGGGATGACGAGGTTAGAAGAGACTTGGAACGACAGGAACCCAGCCACGAAGTGGTAGAGCGGGATCAGTGAATACTGAGGTATTAGTGCGCAGAGGTCATCAACTTTCTCTAGAGTCCATTGCTACAGGTCTGCTCCATGGTCAAcaagctgcatccaagccactGACTAGAGCAGTCTGGGTTTGCCAGGAGAACGGGTGTCGTGCctgtcaccaccaccaccttccTAAAAGACCAATCAATAGCCATTCCTCTCATGCCTCCTCTCCAGAGGTTCTCTCTTCCATATCTATTGGAGTCAATTGGGACGTGTTCTAAATTTTCTGTGTCCACAGGTGAAGCATTTGCCGATgttcattttcacatttaaacacagcaGTGCTCTGTCCTGTATGGTGCATATACTGGAGCCTTGTTAGGATGATTTCATTCATTCTAAAAATTCCTTTATATTTGACCCTGACACACTTTTGTATTTTGTGAAAGGTTCTGCATTTCTGATCCTCATCTCACATTTTCTGTCATAGCTCAAACCCTCTCTCATTAATATGTGCCTTTCCTTTTCCAAGCGGAATTCGTATTGCTACTTCCTTcagcaaagcatttttttttgctaaataatGTTAATTTCCCTTAATCCCATACACAGCTGCGCATCTATTCGCCCTTTGTGGAGTCCTAATTGACAAAGGAAAAGTTTAAGAAGAAGGCCTTTTGTGACTGTGTAGATTCTAGGCTTCCTAAAACAGAGACTGGCATGACTTCTTTAACCCACTGCCGCCCAATAATGACTGCCAGCATTTCTGCTGCAACCGTTCTTTTGGATTTTAAATTCAGGGACTCAACATATTGttacactgtgtgtgtgtatatatcaatatagatagatagagagtgAGATGAATTAAAAACACTTGAGTCCACTTTGATTTCTGGTTATATAACAAGGGGGGTACAATAGTGAATGCTAAAAATTATGAATATTCCCAACTGTCCTAAAGTACCATCCTTGCTGGGTTTTCTTCTCCACTTCCCTTTAACCTAATGCGGTAGTGTGACAGTTTCTCCCTCCTTGACTCCAGCGGTATCTCTTGTGCTTCAACCAATGCTGCATTTTTAAGTGTtgatttaaaagcttttatCCACGACTGACTGTTAACTTTTTGTAATGCTTTTTATGCTGACGCTCCATCCATCTTTGGCTTTTTATATTACTTATTtgtattttgcattttgtttctaGCTGTTTGATAGGGGGCTCAGTTTGTGGGGACCCTGAACAGAAGTGAAACGTTAACCCGTTTGAAAGTCATTCTGAGGACGCTGGAAGAACCGCCCTAAATCTGTCAGAGCTAATCTGTGATTGGAGCAAATGGGTTGACGGACGTCTCTGTAGCCTTTCCCTATTGGACAGAGAAGCGAGCGGTCCCGCCCAGGAATTCGGCTGACGTCACGAAAGGACAAATCGATTCATCGCGAGGTCATCCAGCCTCTACGAGCAGCCGGCTGCGGTAAAGCGGAGGCGCCATCTTAAGACTCTGAAAGTGAGTTTGCCCGTTATACGTCCTCTACGTTAGATAGAACTTCGGTACTCGTTACAGGAGGGATATAAACTGTTCGCTGTTTTAGTGCTTTCCAATTCTGTGTTTGCGAGGCCCCAAAAAGGACCGTAACCTTGGGCAACCCTATCGAGTTAGCTTAGCTTGTCCGTTAGCAGCGCTTTAGCCTCCGCCTGAATGGAGGATAAGACGTGCAGATATAACCACGCAGAAAGGTCAAAGTCACGGTAATATCAGGCAGCTGCTGACAATAAATCCTGGCGGTGTTGGGTGTGATGGGAAAATATCCGCGTTTAGTTCTCACTCCTCATCCAGTTTAGCAGCCCTTAGCTTTAGATGCGCCTCGCGTTGGATTAGGTTACTGCTCAGCTCAGGCTAACGGTGTGCATTTTGACCACTGCAGCTCCGCCGCCATGTACCCGACTTCTCTGACGCAGCTGGCGAGGGCCAACCCGTTCAGCGCCCCCCTCTTCTCCCTCCAGAAGGTGGAAGAGCCCCAACAGAGCCTCGGCGGACAAAGGcctcgcagactggcggcggccGCGACATCAGACGGTAAGCCCCGGCGGCAGGCTCGCCTCGtcggccggccggccggcggagCTAGCATTAGCCGCGTCGTTAGCTTCGGGGTTTTCACCCCAACGAGACACGGTTCTACTCCGCAGGCAAAACGCAGATGTACGCCATGCGGCGTGAGTCGTGCCGGGCCTCCGGAAGGATTGGATTGGACATGTTGAATGGTTGGGAGCAGTTTGCAGCCAGGCCTGTACGGTGGCCCGGGCGTCCTGTGGAGGACGGGGAAGGACAAATAACTGTGTTCACTTGCTGTGAAGCATCATTCGTGTAATCATTAACCGAGAGCGGCCCCTGAAATATATCTGGCCGTGTTGTAAAGCTTTGGCCACACTTATTTTTGATTTCTGATCACCTTTAAAGTCATTGCAGCAGATCCCATGACCAGGTGTCTGAATGCTGCACGGTTCCCCTCTTCCTGAGCAGCCAGGCGGCCTGTCTGTAACACTTTTACtcccctttttttgtttcttcagaGGGAGACAGTTGCGAGTTCGGCTCTCAGAAGTATTTAGTCCTGTGTGGTTTTGGTGGGATTCTGAGCTGTGGCACCACCCACACGGCCGTCGTGCCCCTCGACCTGGTCAAATGCAGAATGCAGGTCTGTTCTTTTCTGAACGCAACGCCATCCCCGCCAgtcgttttgttttgttctcccCCCGTTGGTACGCACCAATCTGCAtggtggaggtttttttttttttcttttttttaattcgcATAATCCCGTTTTGTTGCTGTGACCATAACATCACCGCATGCCATCACACCAGTGTTGTCGGTGTATTGCAAGGTAGAGGTCAGCGGAGCAGACCCTTGTAGGAAGTGTCTTCACTTTCCACACTTGGTTACCGGAAAGTGGAAATAATCAAGTATGCAGGCTGTTACAATGAGCTTATGTCCACATAGAAAGGTAAAAGTTAGTCGGGCGTTGGCAAACTGGATTTTATCTCAGTATAAAGGacaattacatttataaaaaattttGGTTTCTCGCTAGGTTGCAGCTAAAGTCAGGATTTAAATTCATGCCTATTCAGCACAATGGGATATAATTTGTTTTGCCGTTTCTCACCTGGAAGTTAAGACCCCAAGTTCCTAGTGGGCGTGGGGCTCGTTTCCGTGTCCAAGCGGCACTGGGCGAGGTGTGAGGTTCAACCTGGACGGATCTCCAAGCGAGCGCGGCGACGGGTCTAGGCAGGCACCCATTGACCCCCGAAGCATGGGGTTTAGGGAGACCGCTTGTCCAACAATAAGTCCAAGCGCccagagagaagctgtgccTAAGCAGGAGGAGCATGCAGACCCCACGCCGAAGGTCTGGACAGGAAGTCTGGAAAATAAAACCTGCACTTACATACTGCTTGTTGCAGAAGGGAAGCATGGGATATTCTGATggacaccagcagatgacatggcgcCTCCAAATCATCAGTGACTGTGgaaagttcactctggacttcaGGCAGCGTGGATTCTGGGCCTCTCCTCTTGTTGATCTCTACTTTGGATCACGGGGCAACTGTCCAGGGAGGACGTCTTTGTTTTAGAAGGTTTTAACTGAAGCGGTTGGACAGTTGTAGTCATGTCCTGGAGATGTCTGGTATCTCTTGAATGAGCTTAGCTTCACCAACCTGAAGGCTGCAGTTATTCCTGGAGCTCGTGCTTCTTGTTCTACCACACTTCCTTCCCTCCGCTTTCCAAAAATAAGCGTGGACGGCTCGCTCTGAACTGCCAGCTTGTCTAGCAGTGACATTTTATGGCTTGGCCTCGTTGTGGACGGCCTTCCGGACAACCTTCACGTCAAGTCGAGTAGTGGAAATACTGCAGTAACCTGTTGGAGCGCAGCTGTAGTTCAGATCATCACAAATATTTAATGAAgcatcagtttttttgtttagtcCTTAAGGTATGCACTGCTCTTTTTGAAGGACGTGTTCAGCGTGGGTTGGAAGAAAACGATGGTTTTAAATTGGCAAAAACCGAATGAATTGAATTAAGTCTCAAAATGGTTGAttctgtaatgtgacaaatgattattttcttctttaaatcaTCCTTTGAGTGATTTTTAATGCATATCCGCATGTTTTGTGGCAGAGCTTATGAAGGAAGAGTCCTAGCTCAGAGCTTCTAGTCAGAAGTGGTCATTGGGTTTGGTTTCAGTTTTCCAGCTGCTGACTCTTCCATCATAACCGTCTACCTTTTGTGATTGTTTCTCATGTTTTCCCCCTGTGTTGCATGTGACCCGGCATGCTGCATGCGTGTCCTGTCTCCCCCTCCCTATTACCACAGAGGATGTCAGCTGCGAGTTTGGCTCCTCCAAGTACTATGCCCTGTGTGGCTTTGGTGGTATCCTGAGCTGCGGCCTCACACACACCGCAGTGGTGCCCCTCGACCTTGTCAAGTGCCGTCTGCAGGTGTGTATGGAAACAGAAGCTGACAACTGCAGTGGGGCGTGAACGGCTTCCCCAAGTGATCCGCAGTGTAACTTTGAGATGTAGGAGGTCCTGTTGACTCCAGAGAGTAAGTCAGAGCGCTAGAAAAGTCGACAGAACCACAAATTAATGCTAAGTTCCAGGGATTTATTCATGTGCGACCCTGATTGGCAGGTTTACTATTTGTTAGCCCAGACAGCAAGTTTAGCTTCAAGGTGCATTTAGCTTCACAGCAATGCAAGTTCATGATGGCAGGTTACAGAATAGAAGCACTTCACAAAGATTTTACTCTGAGAGATGTAAAATTTGGTGCCAGAGTTAAGTAACTCTCATAAAAAGTTAGATCCAACAGGTTTTAAAGCGGTAATTTAAAACGAAAGCTACAATTCCACCTCTAGTATCTGCAGCTTAATATTCTGTTTTGGTCAAAAGAACCTCTAAACAGGTGGCAGGCTTTAAATCTTCCATTAAAATGACAGCCAGTGTTCATGACCTCCTCAGTCAGGGTCAGTTTAAGCATCTCTGCTAAATTTACACGTCCTGGCTTGGTTCTATGGCACCTAGTGCATAGGCTCAGACAACAATCTCATAAAGATGTTTAACAGGTTTTCATATCAAAGCCTAAAGGATCCTGTTGCGAATATTTTTTCCTTGAATGTTCACTGTAAATCTTCTTGTCATCAGGTGAATCCCGATAAATACAAGAGCATTGGCAATGGCTTTGCAGTGACCGTCAGGGAGGATGGCATGAGAGGCCTGGCCAAGGGCTGGGCCCCTACCTTCATCGGCTACTCCATGCAGGGCCTGTGCAAGTTCGGCTTCTACGAGGTCTTCAAGATCTTCTACAGCGACCTCTTGGGAGAGGTGAGTTTAGCTTCCCGTCCTGGCAGCTGTTCACAACCCGGCCTTGGATGCACTTTTCCCGCGTTTGACCTTTGACCTGGGCCGGTTGCCGGCATCAAGGTCTCCTACCGTTCTAGGAAGCTATCCTTTCAAATCCACAAACCCTTTCAGCGTGCACTTCCCACAAGTTGAGATTTATTGAGATGCCAGCTAAGGGCCAAAGTTTTCTCCGGCTGCATGtgcctcttatttatttatacgtcagtagctcactctggtttcatacaaagtttttatgaaagattatcacgtcctgctgccgTATTAGATGATGTGTTTTATGCTTAGTTTTTGCCCATTTTGTTAGTAAATTGTTTTTTAGTTTATGATTATTTATGGAAGTACAtagtgcacatgcgcagcaggggttaaaacaaggaagcggctattagcatctcctgGGGGAAACGAcgaagaaatgtccaaaaaattTGATTCCAAGAgtgaaaagactggaatgtcgctgggattACAGTacgaacgttggtgttcactgaagcggacgctaaaccagCCGATctctcagatgtgacgcagagttgattgacatgagtaaatgttctgatatgagacTCTTAAGGTTGCTCCTAcatcgttttatttaattaataatggtatTTGATCACGCCAAGCTGCCACTTTACTGAGGGGCGTTttagagggtcaggctcggacCGGTATTGTTAAATTTTGAGTTATTAAgtgatactgtcgctagatggcgccacatctgtttataccTGCTAATCGCACTGGGCCTATTTTTAGCAACAAAaatgaccatcaaaacattatcaggatgggaGGCATGGTGTATATAACCGTATTTTATAATGAGcggtttttctttctttaaagcaTAAAATGTGGCTGTATACCTTTAAACCATGCAGAGAAACTACAGCAGTCAGACTGTAACTGCTGGCTCATGTGCATCAGCCACCGCAGTGTTACAGGTGAGCTGCTCACCTCGCTGAAAGGTCAGCCTGAGGTCAGCGAGTCCTTACGGTCTTAGCCAACATGTGTAGCAGTAATTAGGGTCAAACAAGGTGAGGCACCGCTAACCTGGTGCTCTTTCATAACAGCATGTTAAACATTTGCAAATCAGACCGCACAAAGGTGAaaatgtgtattaaaaaaatatatatttttaggcaCCGCTGTTCCAAAACACACTGAATTGTGACACATTCATCCTGATGTCATTGTGAAGGGGACTTCATGCATTCTGCATAAACTGATCCGCCAGTCAGAAAGCAAGTAAACAAGAATTGAAGCTAAAAAGCGTACAAAGTAATGTGTTGGATTACTAGACAGAGGCTGTGATTACTTGTAAAGAAGCCATGCCACTGcccagctttcttttttttaaaacttttaggGAAAAGACAAACCTAATTTTTCATTACCTTTAGACTCACTTCTAGCCGGATGGGGGAAACTCTTCTTCCTACCGTATATGGAAACTGCTGCCTGTCTTTTTGAAAGGTTCTTGGTTTTAAACCTGCCGCTGACTGCTTACAACTGAAGTTGTTTATGTCCTGTTGTGGCGTGTTCTCACCATCCAGGAAAACACCTACCTCTGGAGGACATCACTGTACCTGGCCGCCTCAGCCAGCGCAGAGTTCTTTGCCGACATCGCTCTGGCTCCCATGGAGGCTGTGAAGGTCCGTATCCAGACCCAGCCCGGCTACGCCAACACCCTCAGACAGGCCGTCCCTAAGATGTTTGCAGAGGAAGGACTGTGGGCGTAAGTTTGCACCTCTCCTTTGGTGAGATCGTTTTAACTGCTTTAAGAACTGGAAAAGAATGCCTTGATTGCAACACGCTCCTTAGATCCACCTCTGGAGGGCGCTGGTCTTTGACCAGAGCTCCTCGGCAGCTTTCTGGCTGTACAGTTGGAGGTGCTTGAGTCATTGGCGTGTGAGAGCAGTCCACCCGTCCCCCAGCCCAGCCGCTGCACCGGCAACCCAGTCGTCAGACCGGGAGCTCCCAGTGCAGCCAGTCTGGGGGACAGACAAACCTCAGTCAGTTTAGTGTCGTGTAACTTGTAGTTGCAGTTTAAACTGAACTTTAAAGCAGCGCTGTGTAACTTTTAGCtactaggggcgctagacctgtaacttccaggtttagcgcacctgaaggccactggcaacactgcactgaaGCAAATTAAACAGCCTTcgtccgtgttttggaatctgatagcagaccagtttggaccagcagatggagaagtcatggagtttaAAAACAAGACTACATTTACCCCTATAggttaaatcctacatcagagagcCAGAAATGTGTCTGATGGGGTTGGTATCGTATCTGTTtttgggtcacatgacccattcactCATAAAAACTCATAGGTGAGTTTTTGGGAGCCGCAGCCCAACTTTACGTGGTCATTGATGAATATTGACCCAAAAGGGTATATAATATCTCAAATCAAGCTaacacttgggtcaaaacttacacggtgctgctttaacaGAGAATAAACTTGTGTTGAAACAGTTTTCATCTACTGTTGCTTCGTTTGGAGCAGATACTAAAGCAGCTCTCAGGATGATGGAAACCTCATGAGCTGGATCAGTGTTtgctatacacacacacacggctaAACTTGATGTTTGATCTTGGCTCAGGTTCTATAAGGGCGTGGTGCCCCTGTGGATGAGGCAGATCCCCTACACCATGATGAAGTTCGCCTGCTTCGAGCGCACCGTAGAGCTGCTGTACAAGTATGTTGTCCCTAAGCCCCGCAGTGAGTGCAGCAAACCCGAGCAGCTCGTTGTCACCTTCGTGGCCGGTTACATCGGTGAGTGTCCCGTCATCCCATAGAGCTCAAAGCTTTTAATGTGCTCTCGTGGACAGTGCTGTTTTCAGTTAATTCTATCACTGGTCAGTGTGTGCTTGTTGTGTAATAAGACTTTAACCAAACATGCAACAAAACCTGTAACTTCATTAGACATGAAAACTGAAAAGCTGAAATCTTGGAGATTGAAATGAGACTTGAATGTGGCGTAGCTGGCGCTGATGTTCTCCCCTTTGTTCTGTTCACAGCTGGTGTGTTTTGTGCCATCGTGTCGCATCCTGCTGACTCCGTGGTGTCCGTGCTGAACAAGGAGAAGGGCAGCACAGCCGCCCAGGTCCTCAAGAAGCTGGGACCCAAAGGTTTGTGTCAACATGAGTCGGCAGCACAGCCTTCCAACACGCTCCTTAGATCCACCTCTGGAGGGCGCTGGTCTCTGACCGGTGCTCCTCAGCAGCTTTCTGGCTGTACAGTTGGAGGTGCTTGAGTCATTGGCGTGTGAGAGCAGTCCACCCGTCCCCCAGCCCAGCCGCTGCACCGGCAACCCAGTCGTCAGACCGGGAGCTCCCAGTGCAGCCAGTCTGGGGGACAGACATGCAGTTTGCTTAGCTTAATGCTGGTTCTCAGTAGGGTTCTTAAGAATCAAATCTTTATTGCCTTTAGGTAACCTTGATGAAATCTTGGCGATTCAcacataccgtatttttcggactataagtctcATCActcaaaaaatgcgtcataaagagggaagaaaaaacaTGTCGCACCGGATtatacgcatttatttagacatttatttcacacaatccaagactaaataCTGACATTTCATCTGTAAGGCAGTTTATTAAATGACCCAGCTGCATTCACAACTGGCTGATAACATGGACCTGAGACAGGTGAATGaggtaaattagcaactccaaccagcaaGGTTTTATCCAGCGTAACTGGCCATTACACTGAAAAATGTCATAATTATGCCTAAATTAGACCGTGGGTGTAatggtgctacgtgctaagctaagagtacgacacggatgtttcagagaaaCATgaagctcacgtgcatcagcaaagttgtaaCCTATCCACagcagagctgtaagctagcgctagctgttattagcttcgcCGACAGCCCAATAACGGGGTTCTGTCGCGGTCTGTttccttcgagctgcaccacgcaactcTCCCCTGTGTGAATCCagactgaaacagcaaaacaacacacaaacgtgttcagtctttgttgtgtATACGTTAATGTTTCAGTTCATTTTTAAGTTAAGATGACCAGATTTCTGgaacgtctctgattttgttgagAATTTGTGTCTGGGGGTTAGTTTGTTTTGCCTGATCTGCAACGCCGATGGGGCGGGAAGACGCGTTCGACTCAGCTCTACTACTACGTCGGGACGGAGGTAGAACCGGGTGAATTCTTCTGGTTGCGCTAAACTTTTCTACTCCATCTTGATACACTGAAGTCGGGGAGATTGCCAGGGTCAGGTCATCAAAAACCGGGACAGTCCCTGGAAATCGGAGACATCTGGTCACTATTTTAGGTGGTAAAGGAGCTGgctagttttcacaagcctagcgaGCCCTATTGTGGctatagatggtaatgtttactccttggttcatgccTTCAAGATTAATTACCATTTAgtttgatatataagtcgcaggatcggccaaccTTATGGTAGTTCTTCCCAGTTGATGAGATTGAGATTTTGGAGTCAAAAAGGCAGAAGTCACTGTACAGTACAGAGTAAAATACAGTGTTTGTATTTTATGAATGATTGTATCAGACAAAACACTGAATTAGAGGTTGAAAAGCGTGCAAATGGTCATTAGCAAAAATTTGAATCTTCAAATTAAAGAACTGCGTAACTTGCTTGGATGTCCAAACATTACCTAAGAGAGTACGCGTGCAAATGAACATTAGCATTTTAGAGACTGTCAATGATTCTTGATACAATccagaacctgtggaaccagcaaCATATAACAAATcatgaactgggctggtggtttgtTGATTCTCAGCtcggggcgatagccctcacagctttggggaaaaaagctgtttttaatgaatCCTGGGTGAATAAACTGCACTAGAACAACTCTAGGCATATTGTCTTATTTTAATCTACTCCTGATGTGTG
Protein-coding regions in this window:
- the LOC118556175 gene encoding phosphate carrier protein, mitochondrial-like isoform X2, whose amino-acid sequence is MYPTSLTQLARANPFSAPLFSLQKVEEPQQSLGGQRPRRLAAAATSDEDVSCEFGSSKYYALCGFGGILSCGLTHTAVVPLDLVKCRLQVNPDKYKSIGNGFAVTVREDGMRGLAKGWAPTFIGYSMQGLCKFGFYEVFKIFYSDLLGEENTYLWRTSLYLAASASAEFFADIALAPMEAVKVRIQTQPGYANTLRQAVPKMFAEEGLWAFYKGVVPLWMRQIPYTMMKFACFERTVELLYKYVVPKPRSECSKPEQLVVTFVAGYIAGVFCAIVSHPADSVVSVLNKEKGSTAAQVLKKLGPKGVWKGLVARIIMIGTLTALQWFIYDSVKVYFRLPRPPPPEMPESLKKKLGLTE
- the LOC118556175 gene encoding phosphate carrier protein, mitochondrial-like isoform X1 produces the protein MYPTSLTQLARANPFSAPLFSLQKVEEPQQSLGGQRPRRLAAAATSDEGDSCEFGSQKYLVLCGFGGILSCGTTHTAVVPLDLVKCRMQVNPDKYKSIGNGFAVTVREDGMRGLAKGWAPTFIGYSMQGLCKFGFYEVFKIFYSDLLGEENTYLWRTSLYLAASASAEFFADIALAPMEAVKVRIQTQPGYANTLRQAVPKMFAEEGLWAFYKGVVPLWMRQIPYTMMKFACFERTVELLYKYVVPKPRSECSKPEQLVVTFVAGYIAGVFCAIVSHPADSVVSVLNKEKGSTAAQVLKKLGPKGVWKGLVARIIMIGTLTALQWFIYDSVKVYFRLPRPPPPEMPESLKKKLGLTE